One window of the Cryptomeria japonica chromosome 7, Sugi_1.0, whole genome shotgun sequence genome contains the following:
- the LOC131856618 gene encoding uncharacterized protein LOC131856618, with amino-acid sequence MAVQLKSLALLFLFVGALSLHAVRSSGEDVIVTFIMVQRAEIGQVFKIVGNSDKLGNWEPSRVENMTSTPGDAWAISVKLTKGAAYESKPVLVDSDSGNTLCSANENRHLTIPEDYSKSDYVETVFWSISCGYDCHENNACSDQGRVCNF; translated from the exons ATGGCTGTCCAGCTAAAAAGCCTTGCCCTGCTGTTCCTCTTTGTGGGTGCGCTCAGCCTTCATGCAGTCCGTTCTTCG GGTGAAGATGTGATAGTAACATTTATAATGGTTCAACGTGCCGAAATCGGGCAAGTGTTTAAGATCGTTGGGAACAGTGACAAGCTGGGGAATTGGGAGCCTTCTAGAGTGGAGAACATGACATCGACTCCTGGCGATGCCTGGGCCATCTCTGTG AAATTGACGAAGGGAGCAGCATATGAGTCCAAGCCAGTACTAGTCGACTCTGATAGTGGTAACACCTTGTGCTCGGCGAACGAGAACCGCCACTTAACTATTCCGGAAGATTATTCCAAGTCTGATTATGTGGAAACAGTGTTTTGGAGCATCTCTTGCGGTTACGATTGCCATGAAAACAATGCTTGCTCCGACCAAGGGAGGGTCTGTAACTTTTAA